GCAATTATTCCGCCAGGAAAGTTAGAAGTCAATATTCGCTCACCACTTAACCTTGTGGTCACGAGTTTTGGTGTCAGCAGTGGAATTGCTGCTTTTAATACTGATCGGCTACAACCCTATCAAGCGCTACCAGGAGGTTTTGATATTGTGCCTCAAGGAAGTACCTATAATTCTGTAGAGGATGCTTCTTGTTCTGTAGTGTTTGGATATTCCCCATCTTTTCTATCGCGCATAGTCCGAGTAGAAGCTGAAGGAGAGATGATTGAGTTACAACCTGGCCAAATTCCTAAAACCCATTGGGGTTTAAATGTAGCGATCGCTATGCAAGAATTCTTTGATAATGGACAAGTAGGGGGTGTATTTTATTTAGAATCGGTGGCAACTGCGGTGCTGGGACAAATAATTTACCGTCGTTCAAATTTATCTGGACAACTAAAACGTCCCCCAGAGTTTTTAGACCCAAATATATTAAAGTCTGCTATTGAATATATTAGAGCGCATCTTCCACAGGCACTTAGCCTAAATCACATAGCCGCCAAGGTAGGATTTAGCCCTTACCATTTTGCCAGAGCATTCAAAGTCACAACTGGATTATCGCCCTATCAATATGTCCTCAGATGTCGGTTGGAACTTGCCCAACAACTCTTACAAAATCAAAGTAAATCGCTGGTCGAAGTAGCGGGGGAAGTAGGATTTGGCAACCAGAGTCACATGACATCTGTGTTTAGACGAATGCTAAATACAACCCCCAAGCGTTATCGGCAAGAAATTAGTGGGATTTTAGACCTACATGATCAAGGTTATTCTCATCACTAAGACATTTTTACTACTGTACCGACCAAGCAAGCTTTATCTAAATTTACCCCATGCAAATTTGCGCCTTCTAACTCTGCACAGAGTAAATTTGCCCCGGTAAAGTTCGCCCCCGCTAAATTTGTCCTGCGTAAGTCCGCTTCTTCTAAATTGGCTTCACTTAATAAAGCCCCTTGTAAATCAGCGCCACTCAAGTCAGCACCTTTGAGGTTTGCCCCTGTGAGGTTTGCACCGCGCAAGTCAGCACTGCGTAAGTCAACGCCTTGTAAGTTGACGTTCATCAAGTTTGCACCACTCAAAAAAGCGCCAGCCAAAGAGACATCGCTGAGTTTAGCCCCCATCAAGTTAGCGCCGCGCAAATTACTACCACGTAAGTCAGCACTTGTTAAGTCTGCTTGCATTAAGTTTGCCCCCATCAGGTTCGCGCGCAAGTCAGTTTTTTGGAGGTTTGCACCCATCAAGTTCGCTCCCTCGAAATGCGCGCCTTCGAGTTTGGAACCCTTGAAATTAGTCCCAACAAGGGTAGCCCCGGCAAAATTGATCCGGCTTAAATCGAGCTGAGAGAGTTCCTCATCTTCTAAATTTGCACCTGGGAGTTGTTTGAGTTGTCCTGATTTAATGGCTTCAATATTCATTTGAAGTAATTACTAATCTCCTCACTTGTCTTGCTGTAGCTATCCCATTGAGAATCAAGTAGCCATACGCCGGTGCTGACTTTAGGTGACATCAGAGGTAAGTCTAGCCCTTGCTGTAAACCCATAACTAATAAAGTCAGAGCATCTACAAGTTTAGGGTCAAAGCGGGTTGACTGTTGTTGTCTGCATTCGTCTAAAGCTTGAGCAAATATTTCGGCGCGAGTTTTTTGGGATGATTTGATGTTGTTGACTCGCCATTGGAAATCGGCAACTAAAGCCAAAATTCTCGATTCTAAGGGAATTTCATCCCCTGCTAAACTTGCTGGTTCTCCTGTACCATTCCAGCATTCGCTTTGGTGGGTGATAATTTGGGCAATTGCCCGCAGTCTGGGCATGGTGCGTAATACCTGCGCTCCTGGTACTAGGGGGCAAGTTAAGGGACAATGGGGGGCTTGTTCCTGGTAGCGGGTGGATGTACCGGGAGTCAGGACGCTTTCGGCTTTTTGCAGTGGGTCTATACGATGTAAAAAACCTGCTAGTCGCAATCGTTTAATCTGCCATGCGGGGAGTTCTAAAAGCTGCCCCATGATCTCAGAAAGTGCTACTACTTCGGAGGCGGCCATGGGATTGTTGACATCTGCCATATCCATCAATTGCGCCATTCGCAAAAATGCCTGGATTTCGTTAGAAACCAAGTTGCGATCTAAGGCTTGTTGACGTAGTGCGGTGGGGATGGATAAATTATCCTGACCTGTCTGGAGATAATCGACGACGCGGGAAACAACTGCACTTAAATGTTCTGGTGCGGCTAGACTTGACTTTATAGCATTTTGATGTTGTGAGAGTTTTTGTGCTAAGTCTGGATTGTATTTTTCGATGTGAGCGATCGCTAACTTTGTTGTTTCCTGCACTAACTCTGGTTCAAATGTCCATAAGCCATAGAATTTACGTTCTATATCTGAAGCTGGTATTCCATCAGCACCATAATCAGCCTCTGACAACTCTTGACAAAGTACCATTGCTGTGTATTCTGGTGACAAGATAATTAAATGCCACTCCTGCGCCACTGGATCAGCTGAATTTAATGCCACTAAATCCACGTTAGGAAGTTGGCTGGTGGGATGTTCTGCAAAGCTAGCATCGGATGCTGCCATGATCACAATTTCGCGGCTACACTTAGCGATATCTGCGTATCTTTCGGCTTCTTGCAGATACCATTGACCTTGTTGAAAGGCTGTGATTACTAAGGGTGTACTATTTTCAGTTAAGATATGGTCTTCTAGAGCATGGCACAAAGCAACTAAAGTATTTTTGTAGTAAACCCCAAATCTAATTGGTCTAGTGCTATTGCGGTGTGAGCTTTCCAGCTTTTGTAGTATTGAACCTTCTAACATGGGCTTTCATAATTTGTAATTCGTAATTCGTAATTCGTAGTTGTTAGGGACTAGGGTGAGATTCTAGTAATTGACGGTTTTTCCTCAAGTCCCCAGTCCCCAATCCCTATTCCCTGGATACTATGATATTCCCGCCAACTGTTTATCTTTCTTTTCCATAGGTGCAGAAAGAGCTTCTTCCAAATCGGCACAACCCAATTTTTCTTCTAAGATTTTCATAACTTCGCGTCCGAAGTCATTGGGGTTTTGTTGCCAAGCTTGCAAGCAGACTTCTCCAAAGAAGGAACCAAGGGGTTCAGGATTCCAGAGGAGTTTTTTAGCTGTCCACGGCATTAAGCTCATGGGGTCATACCCTGGTTTAAGGATACCTTCTTTAAAGGCATATTCTTCTAAATGGGTATGGGGTTGCAGTCCAATAAAGAAAATGGCAGGTTCAACTTTATCAGCGCCAAAAATTTGTTCTAGTTCGCGGTGGTAGGCGATGGTTTGGCGAATGGTTTCGGGACGTTCGTCAATGACGTTAAAGGAGTAGTTCACGGAAACCACATCGTTAAAACCAGCAGCTTTTAAGTCACGGCAGTTTTGCAAGACGGTGCGTAAGTTGTAACCCATCCGCATTTTCCGCACGAGTTCCTGAGAACCACTGGTAATCCCGATTTCAAAGTAGTTCATCCCGGTTTTAGCCATCAAATCACACAACTCTGGTGTTAAGTTGTCGGCTCTGATGTATGCTGCCCAATGAATATCTGTCATCCCAGAATCGACGATTTTCTGTAAGAGTTCTACCGCATCGTCCATAAATTTACGTGCGGGGATGAATTGAGCATCCGTAAACCAGAAATTGCGAATGCCGCGATCGTATAATTGGCGGATCTCGGCAACTACTTCCTCTGCGGGATTAATGCGTACTTGTTTGCCTTCAACGACGGTGTAGACGCAATAACAACAGTTGTGGGGACAACCGCGCTTGGTTTGCACTCCTATATAAAAGTCTTGTTCTTGGAGGTAATAGTTAAATTCCGGCCAGATGGTTTCTATATAGTCGTAGTTACAGGCGGTTTTTTCTAGGGGGGTGGGTTGTTCATGAATCATGCGTTGCCGTGGTTGAGTTTCACCGACTACATAGCAACGTTCATCATCAATTTCTCTGCCACTGAGAAGTTTTTCTAGGAGAGTTTCGCCTTCACCCACAGAAATAATTGTGCCTGGGGGAAAAGTTTTACCCAATTGTTCATAAAATACGCTCACTGCACCACCACCGACAACGGCACGGGCATGAGTATGATATTTCTGGGCGCGTCGTAAACCGCGTTTGACTAATCCCTGGTTGCGCCACAATTCCACGTAGTAAGCAATAAAAATTCGCAAACCGCCGAATGCCCCACGTAATTTAATCAGAGGATTCTTGGCGTAATAAAATTCAAAGGCGTTTTGGAGCGGATTACCACCACGTCCACCCACGGGGGCATAGATTTGAATATCACGCCAAGAAAAGACTAGGAGTGTCGGTTTAAATTCATCGATACAGGTATCTAGGGCGGAGGCGTAGTCTAAAGGTGGTACGGTTCCCAAATCAAAGATCCGCTGTTCTATGCCGGGAAATAGCTTGTGGACGTGATCCGAAAGATAGACAACCCCAATGGGAAAGATGGGGTTACACGGAAGGCGAACGTAGAGGATTCGATTTTCCATCATGGATTGTTTAATTTCCATCTTGCAGTTATTTATGAGAAATATAGAGCGATATGCAGTTTAAAGCTGTTTGTTTTAGTTTGCTGTGTTTTTCACAATGATGATTGGCATTTAAGCCTATTGCTGGATTCGGTTAGCCTGCCTTAACAATTGTGGGAATAGTTGAATTTGCTCTGCATCAAAGGAAATAGATAAATTTTATGAGGAGAATTGTCATATATCTTTACCATAACATTGAGTTTGGCTATTCAGCGAGCAACTCTGCCTGTAATTCTGAGGATAGATGCAACAAACAGACCTTCCCTGAAAGTTGAGAAGGTGTGAGGGGATAACTGCCAGACCTCACTTATCTGATGCTTTTATTCTTCAATAAATATCTCAAATCCCCATAGTGTAGTATATTATTTTCGCTGGTATCCGCTTTTTGGTGAAATTTTCATAACTTGAACATATAGTTAACATATATTTAGATATATATAGCGTAGAAATTTTCAGTTGGTAGTCGGAGTTACAGCATCTGGGGATCAGGCAATGTTAGTTTTGCTGGTGTAATGTAAAATTGTGGCGTAAAGCTCCTCCGCAGTTATGGCTCAAATATTAGATCCTCTACCACCGGAGCAATCGGGGAATATCCTTTGTTGCTACGTCAATGCTACGAGCAAAATCCAGATAGCTCGCATCTGCAATATTGCTAACTGGTACTTTGAAAGAGTTGTTTTTCCTGGACAGCGCCTTGTGTTTGAAGCTCCACCACAAGCGCAAATGGAAATTCATACAGGGATGATGGCTAGTGCAATTTTGTCTGATACTATTGCGTGCGATCGCCTGGCTATCAACGAGCCTAGCATTAGTGAGTTTCATACAGACTCCATAGGCATCGACACTATCAGTAAAAAACCAATAGTGCAGTCGATTAATACAAAAATTCAAAATACAACAAAACCCTTAACAATTGCTGGCTTTGGACTCATTGATTAAAAAAAACAATTTTAGATAATTTCAGGGTTGCCAAATTCAGCAACCCTTTTTATTTAGTCATTTGTCATTTGTCATTAGTTATTCGTGACGCTCCCCATGTTTTGCCCTTCCGGTTTACAATCAATGTTATGAATTTGCCTTCTTTTATTTGGTTGTGGAAAATAGCCGCTTGGTCAATGGGGTTGTCGATACTGGCGTATTTGCTGCTAGCACTTACGGGTATTTGGATGTTTCGGGAGAGAACTTCCCAGCGTTTCTCTAGTTTCCCGTGGTTTATGGGCGGACGTGGGGAGATGCGATCGCTACACTATATAATTGGCATCACTATGGTTAGTTTAGTGTTGCTACTGTTGGCTATTGGCATTGTTGGCACTTTCGGACACTTCGGTTCCTTGGGACACTCATCACACTTGGTTGCTGGGTTAATAGTAGTAGTGTTGGTTTTGCTATCTGCTTTCAGCGCCACACAAATTAGCACCAGACGTTCTTGGGCTAGACCTTTACATATTGGTGTAAATATAATTCTATTTGGGGGTTTTACTTGGGTATCCCTGACTGGTTGGATTGTAGTACAAAAGTATTTGCCTTAGAGAATACCAAAAAATAAATATCTTTTCACCTCTGTGAGTATTTTAGTTTTTTCGGGAATTGCTCAAATTTTAGCTGTATATAAAGTTGTAGTTGATTTTCAAGTTAAGCATTATGTCTAACCAACAACCCAATTCCAACCAACCATCTAAGAAAAAACTAAATCAAACAAATAACAATAATAGTAATAATAATAAACGACCTTTCAACACCGGAAAACCTGATAAAACAGACCACTAAGTTGAATTAAACCATCAATAAAGATAGAATTCATTCTCATTTGAAACATCCTCCTGGAGACGTGCTGGTCACGTCTCTATGTTTATTTTGGGTATATGAGGATGACGCAGAAACTCTCGGAAACTGTAATTCCTCCGTGACGCTCCGCGAACTGCGTCCTCTGTGGTTGGTTATTTGAGGATTTAGAATAAAATTTAGTATAATTTATGCTAAGTGAATATTTGATATAGTAAAATAGAGGATAGAAAATCGTCACTGTTAAATAATGAAAAAGCTAGGTTGCTAAAAATACTATTGGCAGCTTGCAATTACAGGTATTTATAGTGTATTGTTATATATGTTACTTTGCCCAAGAAATTAACTTCGGTAGAAACATCAAGCTACTGAAACTAGATAATTAATTCCAAAATGTTAATTGATACAACCAGAAACCTAGATTTTTGTGATATCAATGTATACCAGTGAATCAATCAAGTACTCTACCAGAGCAGAAATCGGACAAACGAGCCGTATCCTAGTGGTAGAAGATGAAGAATTAATCCAAGAGATGCTAGCTGTAGCATTGGAAGAAGAAGGTTTTGGCGTAATAACTGCCCCTGATGGGCGGTCGGCTGTAGAATATCTCAAAAGTTGTGAACCCAACTCTGGGGAACCTCCTTTTGACTTAATAATTCTTGATTTGATGCTACCTCATATTAATGGGCTAGATATCTGCCGCTTGCTGCGTCATCAAGGAAACCCAGTCCCCATTTTGATTCTTAGTGCTAAAGGTAGTGAAACTGACCGCGTTTTAGGGTTAGAAGTAGGCGCTGATGATTACCTGACTAAACCCTTTAGCATGAGGGAGTTAGTCGCTCGCTGTCGCGCTCTACTCCGTCGCCAACGTTTAAGTAGCTTGCCACAAGTACAAGTATTAAAACATAAGAATGTCACTTTAAATGCCCAAGAGTGCCGTGTG
This genomic interval from Nodularia sp. LEGE 06071 contains the following:
- a CDS encoding helix-turn-helix domain-containing protein produces the protein MNLRPESLFHPPEDKIPLDQPPLEVRSQWGRWIETPEMMVAIIPPGKLEVNIRSPLNLVVTSFGVSSGIAAFNTDRLQPYQALPGGFDIVPQGSTYNSVEDASCSVVFGYSPSFLSRIVRVEAEGEMIELQPGQIPKTHWGLNVAIAMQEFFDNGQVGGVFYLESVATAVLGQIIYRRSNLSGQLKRPPEFLDPNILKSAIEYIRAHLPQALSLNHIAAKVGFSPYHFARAFKVTTGLSPYQYVLRCRLELAQQLLQNQSKSLVEVAGEVGFGNQSHMTSVFRRMLNTTPKRYRQEISGILDLHDQGYSHH
- a CDS encoding pentapeptide repeat-containing protein, which produces MNIEAIKSGQLKQLPGANLEDEELSQLDLSRINFAGATLVGTNFKGSKLEGAHFEGANLMGANLQKTDLRANLMGANLMQADLTSADLRGSNLRGANLMGAKLSDVSLAGAFLSGANLMNVNLQGVDLRSADLRGANLTGANLKGADLSGADLQGALLSEANLEEADLRRTNLAGANFTGANLLCAELEGANLHGVNLDKACLVGTVVKMS
- a CDS encoding DICT sensory domain-containing protein, with the translated sequence MLEGSILQKLESSHRNSTRPIRFGVYYKNTLVALCHALEDHILTENSTPLVITAFQQGQWYLQEAERYADIAKCSREIVIMAASDASFAEHPTSQLPNVDLVALNSADPVAQEWHLIILSPEYTAMVLCQELSEADYGADGIPASDIERKFYGLWTFEPELVQETTKLAIAHIEKYNPDLAQKLSQHQNAIKSSLAAPEHLSAVVSRVVDYLQTGQDNLSIPTALRQQALDRNLVSNEIQAFLRMAQLMDMADVNNPMAASEVVALSEIMGQLLELPAWQIKRLRLAGFLHRIDPLQKAESVLTPGTSTRYQEQAPHCPLTCPLVPGAQVLRTMPRLRAIAQIITHQSECWNGTGEPASLAGDEIPLESRILALVADFQWRVNNIKSSQKTRAEIFAQALDECRQQQSTRFDPKLVDALTLLVMGLQQGLDLPLMSPKVSTGVWLLDSQWDSYSKTSEEISNYFK
- a CDS encoding photosystem II high light acclimation radical SAM protein; protein product: MEIKQSMMENRILYVRLPCNPIFPIGVVYLSDHVHKLFPGIEQRIFDLGTVPPLDYASALDTCIDEFKPTLLVFSWRDIQIYAPVGGRGGNPLQNAFEFYYAKNPLIKLRGAFGGLRIFIAYYVELWRNQGLVKRGLRRAQKYHTHARAVVGGGAVSVFYEQLGKTFPPGTIISVGEGETLLEKLLSGREIDDERCYVVGETQPRQRMIHEQPTPLEKTACNYDYIETIWPEFNYYLQEQDFYIGVQTKRGCPHNCCYCVYTVVEGKQVRINPAEEVVAEIRQLYDRGIRNFWFTDAQFIPARKFMDDAVELLQKIVDSGMTDIHWAAYIRADNLTPELCDLMAKTGMNYFEIGITSGSQELVRKMRMGYNLRTVLQNCRDLKAAGFNDVVSVNYSFNVIDERPETIRQTIAYHRELEQIFGADKVEPAIFFIGLQPHTHLEEYAFKEGILKPGYDPMSLMPWTAKKLLWNPEPLGSFFGEVCLQAWQQNPNDFGREVMKILEEKLGCADLEEALSAPMEKKDKQLAGIS
- a CDS encoding DUF1830 domain-containing protein; the encoded protein is MAQILDPLPPEQSGNILCCYVNATSKIQIARICNIANWYFERVVFPGQRLVFEAPPQAQMEIHTGMMASAILSDTIACDRLAINEPSISEFHTDSIGIDTISKKPIVQSINTKIQNTTKPLTIAGFGLID
- a CDS encoding DUF4079 domain-containing protein, with translation MNLPSFIWLWKIAAWSMGLSILAYLLLALTGIWMFRERTSQRFSSFPWFMGGRGEMRSLHYIIGITMVSLVLLLLAIGIVGTFGHFGSLGHSSHLVAGLIVVVLVLLSAFSATQISTRRSWARPLHIGVNIILFGGFTWVSLTGWIVVQKYLP
- a CDS encoding response regulator transcription factor, encoding MYTSESIKYSTRAEIGQTSRILVVEDEELIQEMLAVALEEEGFGVITAPDGRSAVEYLKSCEPNSGEPPFDLIILDLMLPHINGLDICRLLRHQGNPVPILILSAKGSETDRVLGLEVGADDYLTKPFSMRELVARCRALLRRQRLSSLPQVQVLKHKNVTLNAQECRVLVRDQEVSLSPKEFRLLELFMSYARRVWSREQLLDQVWGPEFVGDSKTVDVHIRWLREKLEEDPSHPEYIVTVRGFGYRFG